A genomic segment from uncultured Desulfuromonas sp. encodes:
- a CDS encoding EAL domain-containing protein: MEYADLLENSNDLIQVVGFDGQIIYANRMWQETLGYRNDELGALNFFNLLHSDFHCDCQDRIQRLMAGEIVPRFEVEYQTRYGHKIIAEGSISLYMEDGEPRGIQGFFRDITARKKTEKALQTSEERFRTIYESSVAGIAMLAPDGHFLQANSAFCNFLGYSEDELLQMKITDVTHPDDIEDTLKRRNIARANRLHSIVCEKRYIRKDGSVFWAQLSSTWFFDGNGNPLYTVPVIQDITRRKEAEERIRELAYYDSLTGLANRTLFNDRLDQVMARARRRQGHFALMFLDLDRFKGVNDTLGHAVGDAMLRQAAERLNECLRENDTVARLGGDEFVIILSDYKKETNLPHVADKILKALSRPFDLGVREVFSSTSIGIAIYPDDGDEATDLLRHADMAMYAAKEAGGDTFRFYSSEMNARAVSRMDLEANLRRALEKEEFFIEYQPQIDLITNKIAGLEALLRWQHPQLGVIPPDQFISLAEETNLILPLGEWVMRRVFKQCVTWKTEGYLPFRVAVNVSGRQFVQPDFVEMVCRLLDETGADPTFLEFEITESVVMKDVDAAVLTLEALKRLGINMAIDDFGTGYSSLSCLKHLPLNRLKIDKSFISDLQDNADDRAIVEATIAMAKRLDLGVTAEGVETEGQYGFVRNRECDEVQGFYFSRPLSALEVADAWLIKSSPS, encoded by the coding sequence TTGGAATATGCAGATCTGTTAGAGAATAGCAACGATCTGATACAGGTTGTCGGTTTTGATGGTCAGATCATCTATGCCAACCGGATGTGGCAGGAAACTCTGGGCTATCGGAATGATGAACTGGGCGCCCTGAACTTTTTCAATCTGCTGCATAGTGATTTTCACTGTGACTGTCAGGATCGTATCCAGCGTCTCATGGCTGGCGAAATTGTTCCGCGTTTTGAAGTCGAATACCAAACGCGTTATGGCCATAAAATTATTGCTGAAGGAAGTATCTCGCTCTACATGGAAGACGGTGAGCCTCGAGGAATTCAAGGCTTCTTTCGTGATATTACGGCACGTAAAAAGACGGAAAAAGCGTTGCAGACGTCCGAGGAGCGTTTCCGGACAATTTATGAATCCTCTGTGGCCGGGATTGCCATGCTGGCTCCCGACGGCCATTTTCTGCAGGCCAATTCGGCTTTTTGTAACTTTCTTGGTTACAGCGAAGACGAGTTGTTGCAAATGAAAATTACGGATGTCACCCATCCTGATGATATTGAAGACACATTGAAACGGCGCAATATCGCCCGTGCCAACCGACTCCATTCCATTGTTTGTGAGAAGCGCTATATCCGCAAAGATGGCAGTGTCTTTTGGGCGCAGTTATCCTCTACCTGGTTCTTTGATGGTAACGGTAACCCGCTTTATACCGTGCCGGTTATTCAGGATATTACCCGGCGCAAAGAGGCGGAGGAGCGGATTCGGGAATTAGCTTATTACGATAGCTTGACCGGTCTTGCCAACAGAACGTTATTCAATGATCGTCTTGATCAGGTAATGGCGCGTGCCCGCCGGAGACAGGGACACTTTGCGCTCATGTTTCTTGATCTGGACCGTTTCAAGGGGGTCAACGATACGTTGGGGCATGCTGTCGGTGATGCCATGTTGCGTCAGGCGGCCGAAAGACTGAACGAATGCTTGCGGGAAAATGACACCGTGGCGCGATTGGGTGGCGATGAATTCGTCATCATTCTTTCTGACTACAAGAAAGAGACCAACTTGCCACACGTTGCTGACAAAATTCTGAAAGCCTTATCGAGGCCGTTTGATCTGGGGGTGCGCGAAGTATTCAGCTCCACCAGTATCGGGATTGCTATCTATCCCGACGACGGCGATGAAGCGACAGATCTGCTGCGTCATGCCGATATGGCCATGTATGCCGCGAAAGAAGCCGGTGGTGACACGTTCCGTTTCTATTCGTCGGAGATGAACGCCCGCGCTGTTTCCCGAATGGATCTTGAAGCTAACCTGCGACGTGCTCTTGAGAAGGAAGAGTTTTTCATCGAATATCAGCCGCAAATTGATTTGATCACCAATAAAATTGCAGGTCTTGAAGCGCTCTTGCGCTGGCAGCATCCTCAACTGGGGGTGATCCCGCCGGATCAGTTTATCAGTTTGGCTGAAGAGACCAATCTCATTTTGCCTTTGGGTGAATGGGTGATGCGGCGGGTCTTTAAACAATGTGTCACCTGGAAAACAGAAGGCTATTTGCCATTTCGTGTGGCGGTGAATGTCTCCGGGCGACAATTTGTTCAGCCTGATTTCGTTGAAATGGTTTGTCGCCTCCTTGACGAAACCGGAGCTGACCCCACCTTTCTCGAATTTGAAATCACCGAGAGTGTGGTCATGAAAGATGTTGATGCTGCCGTGCTGACCTTAGAAGCGCTCAAAAGGCTGGGGATCAATATGGCCATCGACGATTTCGGTACCGGGTATTCATCCTTAAGTTGCCTGAAGCATCTACCGCTCAATCGACTGAAAATCGACAAGTCATTCATTTCCGATCTTCAGGACAATGCCGATGATCGTGCCATAGTTGAAGCCACCATTGCCATGGCGAAACGCCTTGACCTCGGCGTTACCGCTGAAGGTGTCGAAACCGAAGGGCAGTATGGCTTTGTCCGTAATCGCGAATGTGATGAAGTGCAGGGATTCTATTTCAGCCGGCCACTCTCTGCTTTGGAAGTGGCAGATGCCTGGCTGATCAAATCTTCGCCTTCGTAG
- the thiD gene encoding bifunctional hydroxymethylpyrimidine kinase/phosphomethylpyrimidine kinase — MTSTHDKTARNDQLKGVYLITDDSPEAELLTKVAQALSGGTRIVQYRDKIRPLAEQIRLADKLKHLCHQHQALFIINDSASLAVEIGADGVHLGQSDGHIREARQLLGDQAIIGISTQTLDLARQAQQDGADYIGVGSVYPTGTKQDAVHIGLDELKRIAAGVSLPVVAIGGITPMCLAEVIDAGADSAAVVSAIMSDPHPETASRELALQFQRQRPLPHGRVLTVAGSDSGGGAGIQADLKAITLLGSYGSSVITALTAQNTHGVSGIHAPPAEFVAQQLDAVLSDIGADIIKTGMLYSAEIIVAVAERFRNYGALCVIDPVMIAKGGSALLQQSAIDAFIRELLPQAYVLTPNIPEAEALTGRVIANVADMVQAAKDLQKMGARNVLIKGGHLNGDAIDILQYGETTQEFPGKRLETPNTHGTGCTTASVIATLLAQGFALPQAVNLAKRFITEAISDAPQIGHGHGPVNHYTAALTLVGALHPATSYEDTSS, encoded by the coding sequence ATGACTTCTACACACGATAAAACAGCACGCAACGACCAGCTCAAAGGCGTCTATCTGATTACCGACGACAGCCCGGAAGCGGAGCTCCTGACAAAAGTGGCTCAAGCGTTGTCCGGCGGCACGCGCATTGTCCAGTATCGAGACAAGATCCGCCCTCTCGCAGAACAAATACGTTTGGCCGACAAACTAAAACACCTCTGCCACCAGCATCAGGCTCTCTTTATCATCAATGACAGTGCCTCACTGGCCGTTGAAATTGGTGCCGATGGCGTCCATCTTGGCCAGTCCGATGGACACATTCGTGAAGCCCGGCAGCTTTTAGGTGACCAGGCGATTATCGGCATTTCAACCCAGACGCTTGACCTGGCACGACAAGCGCAACAAGACGGTGCTGACTACATTGGTGTTGGCAGTGTTTACCCGACCGGCACCAAACAGGATGCCGTCCATATCGGGCTGGACGAGCTGAAACGCATTGCTGCGGGTGTCTCACTACCGGTCGTTGCCATCGGCGGCATCACGCCCATGTGCCTGGCCGAAGTGATTGACGCCGGAGCAGACAGTGCGGCCGTGGTCTCGGCCATCATGTCTGATCCCCACCCTGAAACAGCCAGCAGAGAACTGGCTCTGCAATTTCAGCGGCAGCGGCCACTTCCTCACGGAAGGGTCCTTACCGTTGCCGGTTCTGACAGTGGAGGAGGTGCCGGCATTCAGGCGGATCTAAAGGCGATTACCCTGCTGGGCAGTTATGGCAGCAGCGTCATCACTGCACTCACCGCCCAGAACACGCATGGCGTATCTGGCATTCATGCCCCTCCAGCCGAATTTGTTGCCCAACAACTTGATGCTGTGTTGTCGGACATCGGCGCAGATATTATCAAGACAGGGATGCTCTACAGTGCAGAGATCATTGTTGCTGTTGCCGAGAGGTTCAGAAACTATGGAGCCCTGTGCGTTATTGATCCGGTTATGATTGCCAAAGGAGGCTCTGCTCTGTTACAGCAGTCTGCCATTGACGCATTCATCCGAGAATTGCTCCCCCAAGCGTATGTGTTGACACCCAATATTCCAGAAGCGGAAGCCTTGACCGGCAGAGTCATCGCCAATGTCGCCGACATGGTACAAGCCGCTAAAGATTTACAGAAAATGGGTGCGCGTAATGTGCTTATCAAAGGTGGACACCTGAATGGAGACGCCATCGACATTCTTCAGTATGGCGAAACGACACAAGAATTTCCCGGAAAACGCCTGGAAACACCCAATACACACGGAACCGGATGTACCACGGCTTCCGTGATCGCCACCTTATTGGCGCAAGGGTTCGCACTGCCACAAGCCGTCAACCTGGCAAAACGTTTTATCACCGAAGCCATTAGCGATGCGCCGCAAATCGGCCATGGCCATGGACCGGTCAATCATTATACCGCTGCTTTGACCCTCGTCGGTGCGTTACACCCGGCGACATCTTATGAGGACACATCATCATGA
- the thiC gene encoding phosphomethylpyrimidine synthase ThiC, whose translation MTLMESARQGIITDTLRQAAEIEGVDPEWLRARVAEGTVCICHNVKRKNGKPLAVGKGLSTKVNANLGTSKDDTSIDNEMEKARVAVAAGAHALMDLSTGGPIDEIRAAIIAETDACIGSVPLYQAAVDTIAKKKKAMVQMTVDEIFDGIKKHLDDGVDFITVHCGVTQLTLDRMDREGRVMDVVSRGGSFTAKWMAFNKAENPLYEYYDRLLELVRPYDAVLSLGDGFRPGCLHDATDRAQLQELLILGELTNRAWDAGIQVMIEGPGHVPLDQVKANIELQKQVCHGAPFYVLGPLVTDLAAGYDHIACAIGGAIAASAGADFLCYVTPSEHLCLPNVKDVHEGVIASRIAAHAADIVKQVPGAIDKDHAMAQARKDLDWEKQFELALDPAKARERRESNKAADEHGACTMCGDLCAVKVMDDRREELEKQAS comes from the coding sequence ATGACACTTATGGAATCCGCCCGTCAGGGCATCATCACCGACACGCTGCGTCAGGCGGCAGAAATCGAAGGCGTTGACCCCGAATGGCTGCGTGCCCGTGTTGCCGAAGGCACCGTATGTATCTGCCACAACGTTAAACGCAAAAATGGCAAACCTCTAGCCGTCGGCAAGGGCTTAAGTACGAAAGTTAATGCCAACCTGGGCACCAGCAAGGACGACACCAGCATTGACAATGAAATGGAAAAAGCCCGTGTCGCAGTAGCGGCTGGCGCCCATGCTCTGATGGACCTGTCGACCGGTGGTCCGATTGACGAAATCCGCGCCGCCATTATCGCCGAAACCGACGCCTGTATTGGCAGTGTTCCCCTGTATCAGGCTGCTGTCGATACCATCGCTAAAAAGAAAAAAGCCATGGTGCAGATGACTGTTGATGAGATTTTTGACGGTATCAAAAAGCACCTGGACGATGGCGTCGATTTCATCACCGTTCACTGCGGCGTCACCCAGCTGACCCTCGACCGCATGGATAGAGAAGGTCGCGTCATGGACGTCGTCTCACGTGGCGGCTCATTTACCGCCAAGTGGATGGCTTTCAACAAAGCGGAGAATCCGCTCTATGAATACTATGATCGCCTTCTGGAATTAGTCCGCCCCTATGACGCGGTGCTGTCTCTTGGTGATGGCTTCCGCCCCGGCTGTCTGCATGATGCCACAGACCGTGCCCAACTGCAGGAGCTGCTCATCCTCGGCGAACTGACCAACCGCGCCTGGGATGCCGGCATCCAGGTCATGATCGAAGGCCCCGGCCATGTTCCCCTTGACCAGGTAAAAGCCAACATTGAGCTGCAGAAACAGGTCTGCCACGGTGCCCCATTCTATGTTCTCGGTCCACTGGTCACCGATCTGGCCGCAGGATATGACCACATCGCCTGTGCCATCGGCGGCGCCATTGCCGCGTCAGCCGGTGCTGACTTCTTATGTTACGTCACCCCCAGTGAGCATCTTTGCTTGCCGAACGTCAAGGATGTCCACGAAGGTGTCATTGCCAGTCGCATTGCCGCTCACGCTGCCGACATTGTCAAGCAGGTTCCCGGAGCCATTGACAAAGATCACGCCATGGCTCAGGCGCGTAAAGATCTCGACTGGGAGAAACAGTTTGAACTGGCCCTGGATCCCGCCAAAGCGCGCGAGCGACGTGAATCAAACAAAGCAGCAGACGAGCATGGTGCCTGCACCATGTGTGGTGATCTGTGCGCGGTTAAAGTGATGGATGACCGCCGTGAAGAGTTGGAAAAACAGGCCAGCTAA
- a CDS encoding chloride channel protein — translation MVFPSLSRSVRLWLRTIQSGTGFRLLLLSALVGAVSGCGALAFYFATNSVDHVLLGQVAQYHPPVEGHLATRDMAPVDGLHMKVSWLLYLMPMVGGLISGWLVYRYAPEAEGHGTDGALEAFHRRGGQIRGRVPLIKTLASIATIGTGGSAGREGPIAQIGAGFGSFVATRLGLTVATRRILLLAGMAGGIGATFRSPLGGALFAVEVLYRDPEFEHEGLIPSIISSITAYSLFGAVTGWEPLLATPHFRFEHPAELILYCVLGLVCALFGAGYVKVFYGVRDCFKRLNCPAWLKPALGGLLLGGLAMVVPQVLGSGYGWVQAALYGKMALSVMLVVAVAKIVATSLTISSGGSGGVFAPSLVIGAMLGGAFGALAEQLFPMLTQDPQAYVLVGMAGFFAGVANAPIATLIMVSELTGNYGLLAPLMLVCVVAMIAMRRNGIYEKQVDSRIDSPAHFGDFVIDVLEGARVAELESKGREATLIPVGMTLPDVLHAISSAKSAYFPVVDDDDRMLGIFSLNDIRRILNEEIPPGLVVAGDMATRQVIYTTPDEALTEVMKKITARNLEEIPVVNSLEPDRVLYMLSRRAVLAYYAEQVEKTRHQLQGSLTSP, via the coding sequence ATGGTTTTTCCTTCCCTGTCTCGTTCCGTTCGTCTCTGGTTGCGGACCATACAGAGTGGAACAGGTTTTCGCCTGTTGCTGCTTTCTGCATTGGTCGGGGCTGTCTCCGGTTGTGGCGCTTTGGCGTTCTATTTTGCCACCAATAGCGTTGATCATGTGCTCCTTGGTCAGGTCGCACAGTATCATCCCCCTGTTGAAGGTCATCTGGCGACCCGCGATATGGCGCCAGTGGACGGCCTGCATATGAAGGTTTCCTGGTTGTTGTACCTGATGCCGATGGTTGGCGGACTGATCAGCGGTTGGCTGGTCTACCGGTATGCGCCGGAGGCGGAAGGGCATGGGACCGATGGGGCTCTCGAAGCATTCCACCGGCGAGGCGGCCAAATCCGTGGCCGTGTTCCCTTGATCAAAACTCTGGCCTCCATTGCGACGATTGGCACGGGTGGATCGGCCGGACGAGAAGGACCGATCGCCCAGATCGGTGCCGGATTCGGTTCGTTCGTTGCCACCCGCCTCGGCCTGACCGTGGCGACACGGCGGATATTGCTTTTGGCTGGCATGGCTGGGGGTATTGGTGCGACCTTTCGCTCCCCTTTGGGCGGGGCTTTGTTTGCCGTTGAAGTTCTCTATCGGGATCCGGAGTTTGAACACGAAGGGCTCATCCCTTCAATTATCTCGTCAATTACCGCCTACTCTCTGTTTGGGGCCGTCACCGGTTGGGAGCCGTTGTTGGCAACACCTCACTTTCGCTTTGAGCATCCGGCAGAATTAATCCTTTACTGTGTGCTGGGATTGGTCTGTGCGCTGTTCGGTGCAGGATATGTCAAAGTGTTTTACGGTGTGCGTGATTGTTTCAAACGGCTGAATTGCCCGGCCTGGTTAAAGCCAGCGTTGGGTGGTTTATTGCTTGGTGGCCTGGCCATGGTGGTTCCGCAGGTTTTGGGATCTGGTTATGGTTGGGTGCAGGCGGCTCTCTATGGGAAAATGGCGTTGTCCGTCATGCTGGTGGTGGCCGTGGCAAAAATCGTAGCCACCAGTTTGACCATCTCCTCAGGAGGTTCGGGCGGAGTGTTTGCACCCAGCCTGGTGATTGGTGCCATGCTCGGTGGTGCCTTTGGTGCGCTCGCGGAGCAGCTTTTCCCGATGTTGACTCAGGATCCTCAGGCGTATGTGTTGGTGGGGATGGCCGGTTTTTTCGCCGGTGTGGCCAACGCACCCATCGCAACGCTGATTATGGTCAGCGAGTTGACAGGAAATTACGGGTTGTTGGCGCCGCTGATGTTGGTCTGTGTGGTCGCGATGATCGCTATGCGCCGTAATGGCATCTATGAAAAACAGGTGGACAGCCGCATCGATTCCCCGGCGCATTTTGGCGACTTTGTGATTGATGTGCTTGAAGGGGCACGCGTTGCGGAACTGGAAAGTAAAGGGCGTGAAGCGACCCTGATTCCGGTCGGGATGACTTTGCCGGATGTCCTCCATGCGATCTCCTCCGCCAAAAGTGCTTATTTCCCGGTGGTGGATGATGACGATCGGATGTTGGGGATTTTTTCCCTCAATGATATTCGCCGGATACTCAATGAAGAGATTCCTCCGGGCCTTGTGGTTGCCGGAGATATGGCAACGCGGCAGGTCATTTATACGACACCGGATGAAGCGCTGACCGAAGTGATGAAAAAAATCACCGCGCGCAATCTCGAGGAGATTCCTGTGGTGAATTCCCTGGAACCGGACCGGGTTTTATACATGCTGTCACGGCGGGCAGTCTTAGCCTATTATGCGGAACAGGTCGAAAAAACCCGCCACCAGCTGCAAGGCTCGTTGACGAGTCCCTAA
- a CDS encoding Bax inhibitor-1/YccA family protein: MRTSNPILKERAFAAAATDQVMTIQGAVNKTIVLLALLVIGAGWTWNLFYNQDHQAMMPWMTGGIIGSFVVALLIAFVPKVSPVCGPIYSVLEGFALGGISAFLEQRYPGIVLQAVGLTFGVLFSLLVVYKLRLVRVTQNFRSGVLASTGGIALVYLVGIVGRFFGWEIPYIHESGPIGIGFSVVVVGIAALNLVLDFDFIEKGDGRAAKYMEWYAAFGLIVTLAWLYLEILRLLSKLRSR, from the coding sequence ATGCGGACCAGCAATCCCATTTTGAAAGAACGCGCCTTTGCCGCAGCCGCCACAGATCAAGTGATGACGATTCAGGGGGCGGTGAATAAAACCATTGTGTTGTTGGCACTTCTGGTCATTGGGGCCGGTTGGACCTGGAATCTGTTTTATAATCAAGACCACCAAGCCATGATGCCATGGATGACGGGTGGCATTATCGGCTCTTTTGTTGTTGCCCTGCTCATAGCGTTTGTCCCCAAGGTCAGTCCTGTTTGTGGTCCGATCTATTCGGTTTTGGAAGGCTTTGCGCTTGGCGGCATCTCCGCTTTTCTTGAGCAACGCTATCCGGGGATTGTCTTGCAGGCGGTTGGTTTGACGTTTGGTGTGCTGTTCAGTCTCCTGGTGGTTTATAAATTACGCTTGGTGCGGGTGACACAGAATTTTCGTAGTGGTGTGCTCGCGTCGACAGGAGGGATTGCCCTGGTTTATCTTGTCGGCATCGTCGGCAGGTTTTTCGGCTGGGAGATCCCTTATATCCACGAATCCGGTCCGATTGGGATTGGTTTCAGTGTGGTTGTTGTTGGGATTGCAGCGTTGAACCTGGTACTGGACTTTGATTTCATTGAGAAGGGTGATGGTCGTGCCGCCAAATACATGGAGTGGTATGCCGCATTTGGCTTGATTGTGACCCTGGCCTGGCTTTATCTGGAGATTTTGCGTCTGCTGTCCAAATTGCGTAGTCGTTAA
- a CDS encoding M48 family metalloprotease — protein sequence MRWTAFLIITLLLTLSGCAVNPVTGKNEIALVGESTEINTGVQNYEPSRQMQGGDYTTHPEINRYVQQVGQKLAAVSDRQLPYEFKVINDSTPNAWALPGGKIAINRGLLVELNNEAELAAVLGHEIVHAAARHGAKGMERGMLLQGAVLAASIASKNSEYSGLATSGAAIGAQLITQKYGRDAERESDYYGMQYMARAGYDPAAAIELQQTFVRLSEGQESNWLSGLFASHPPSQERVEANRETASTLPKGGELATDRYRQTMAPLFADREAYQAYDEGRKALDEGNTTLALALAEKALRLQPKEALFHSLRGDIRFKEQQFDDAITNYDRAIANNAGYFHFYLQRGLAKKQLGRTAEARVDLERSNEFLPTAPAQAALGQFALQRGDRLLAKQLFASAAQSSSEVGKQAREDYVRLDLSEHPENYLAINLALDRRGNLVIGVTNNSGLAVSNVDVQAQYLDSRGKMRRAQIPVSGTFKVNEQREMTTDIGPITTDQQRKALAVKVVAAQIVK from the coding sequence ATGCGCTGGACTGCATTTCTCATAATTACACTGCTCTTGACTCTTAGCGGCTGTGCCGTCAATCCGGTAACTGGAAAAAACGAGATCGCCCTCGTTGGCGAGTCCACCGAAATCAATACCGGTGTTCAAAACTATGAGCCAAGTCGCCAGATGCAGGGTGGAGATTATACCACTCATCCAGAGATCAACCGCTATGTTCAACAGGTCGGGCAAAAACTTGCCGCGGTCAGTGACCGGCAATTGCCTTACGAATTCAAGGTCATCAACGATTCAACCCCGAATGCCTGGGCACTACCCGGTGGAAAAATTGCCATCAATCGAGGGCTTTTAGTGGAATTGAACAACGAAGCGGAGCTGGCTGCGGTTCTCGGACATGAAATCGTCCATGCCGCCGCCCGTCATGGCGCGAAAGGGATGGAACGAGGGATGTTGCTGCAAGGCGCGGTGCTGGCCGCATCCATCGCATCCAAAAACAGCGAATACTCAGGGTTGGCAACCAGTGGAGCGGCCATCGGTGCGCAACTCATCACCCAGAAATATGGACGCGATGCGGAACGCGAATCAGACTATTACGGGATGCAATACATGGCGCGAGCCGGTTATGACCCTGCCGCAGCCATTGAATTGCAACAGACCTTTGTACGCCTATCCGAAGGGCAGGAGAGCAACTGGCTTAGCGGCCTGTTTGCAAGTCATCCTCCCTCTCAGGAACGGGTCGAGGCCAACCGAGAGACCGCATCGACGCTACCAAAAGGGGGAGAACTGGCGACCGATCGCTACCGGCAGACCATGGCACCACTGTTTGCAGATCGTGAAGCCTATCAGGCTTACGATGAAGGGCGTAAGGCTCTGGATGAAGGCAACACAACCTTGGCTCTGGCCCTGGCAGAGAAAGCGCTACGCCTGCAACCGAAGGAAGCGCTGTTCCATTCGCTACGTGGCGACATTCGCTTCAAGGAGCAGCAGTTCGACGATGCGATCACCAACTATGACCGGGCGATTGCCAACAATGCCGGTTATTTCCACTTTTATTTGCAACGTGGTCTGGCAAAAAAACAACTGGGTCGTACTGCTGAAGCACGTGTCGATCTGGAAAGAAGTAATGAATTCCTGCCGACAGCTCCAGCTCAGGCAGCTCTCGGACAATTTGCCCTGCAACGCGGTGACCGATTGCTCGCCAAGCAGCTGTTTGCGTCTGCGGCTCAATCCAGCTCCGAAGTTGGCAAACAGGCGCGTGAGGACTATGTTCGTCTCGATCTAAGTGAGCATCCGGAAAACTATCTGGCCATCAACCTGGCTCTAGACCGCCGGGGGAATCTGGTGATTGGCGTGACCAATAACAGTGGCCTGGCAGTAAGCAATGTCGATGTCCAGGCGCAGTACCTTGACAGCCGCGGCAAAATGCGCCGAGCACAAATTCCTGTTTCCGGCACATTTAAAGTCAACGAACAACGTGAGATGACAACCGACATTGGCCCAATCACAACGGATCAACAACGCAAAGCTCTTGCTGTAAAGGTTGTCGCGGCCCAGATTGTAAAGTAG